One genomic region from Argentina anserina chromosome 2, drPotAnse1.1, whole genome shotgun sequence encodes:
- the LOC126783015 gene encoding two-on-two hemoglobin-3, producing the protein MQSLQAKASEWSGVDSADAFAIDDTNLFQKLGLQAFINLSTDFYTRVYDDEQEWFRSIFANSKKEDAIQNQYEFFVQRMGGPPLFSQRRGHPALIGRHRPFPVTHEAAERWLHHMQQALESSMDIDEDSKRKMFNFFKHTAFFLVAGDQLKKGQPQNGTQTPTQQQ; encoded by the exons ATGCAGTCTCTGCAAGCCAAGGCCTCCGAGTGGAGCGGAGTCGACTCGGCCGACGCTTTCGCCATCGACGACACCAACCTCTTCCAGAAGCTCGGCCTCCAGGCCTTCATCAATCTCTCTACCGATTTCTACACCAG GGTTTACGACGATGAGCAGGAATGGTTCAGATCAATCTTCGCGAATTCCAAGAAGGAGGACGCGATTCAGAACCAGTACGAGTTCTTCGTGCAGCGAATGGGAGGGCCGCCTCTCTTTTCTCAAAGAAgag GCCATCCTGCCCTGATCGGAAGGCACCGGCCATTTCCGGTGACGCATGAAGCGGCGGAGAGGTGGCTGCATCACATGCAGCAAGCATTGGAGAGCTCTATGGATATTGATGAAGATTCGAAGCGAAAGATGTTCAATTTCTTCAAGCACACTGCTTTTTTCCTTGTGGCTGGAGATCAGCTGAAGAAGGGTCAACCTCAGAATGGGACTCAAACTCCGACCCAACAACAATAA